The DNA sequence ACCGCAAGAGCAGTGCCATGGACGAGGCCCTGGAAGGCTGCGACCTCTCATACGTCTACTACACCACCGACTCGTCCTCGTCGGACATTGCTTCGCCCCTGACGCCCACCTTTTCCAACCGAGGAGGAGTCCCCCTCCGCTACTCGAGCTCGACGTCGTCTCTCGAGCTGCCAGCACTGCCGCAGGAAGGCCCTGCTTCGCCCATTGCCCAGCATGCCGCCGCTTCCAAGTCGAGCATCCGCCAGCTGCCTGATGTGCAGGAGGAGCCGCTGGAACGAGAGCAGGAATACGATGAGGAGGAatacgacgatgacgacgacaactTGAGCGACACGTTTGGCATGTACTGTCTATGTAAGTTGGAGCAACAAGATTGATGACTGCGGCGaagaggctggctggctaACCCATTTCCCCACTCCTCACAGGCGACCAAGCATGCGAGCACCAAGATGCCTCCCGAGAGCTTCTGCGAAACGAAATCACGGGCGAGTATGACATTGACTACGACATGGGCTTCCTCAGCGACAGCGACTTCTCCGGCGACGCGCAATTCTCCAGGAAGAAGCGTCACATCAGCGGCGAGGCCCTGGCCGCCCTCTCCTCGCGGATTGGCAGCCGCTTCCCCAGCATCGCCCGATGGACGTCCCAGCGCAAGGCAAACAGCATCACGGGCCTCATGGCCTCGCCCACCACCGAGCGCAGCCTCGAAAACGTGCTCTCTGGCGCCGAGAGCAGCCGCTCGTCGTCCATGTCGTCGCCCGCCCGCCAATTCCCCGTCCTGCTGGACGACTCCTCGCCCATGCCCCCGCCGGCCATGCCCTTCTACGAGAGCACCGACAGCCTGGATATGCACGCGGGCGAATTCAGCCGCGAGGAGCGGTCAGGCATTGAGCGTGACAGGGCCATGGCCACGACCCCCCCTGCTGCCTCCGCTCATGACCGACCCGCTCGGAAAGCCTCCGCTGCCATTGTCTCCTCTGGAGTCGCCCAGCGTGGCTCCGTCCTCGGCCGTCACGGAGGTCCACTCGCCTCGCATCATCCCGACCCCGAGACAATCCATCGGCTCCAAGCCGTCCATGACATCGTTGCGCCAGGCGTCTATTCTGACggagctgccgctgccgctgccgccgtccaTCCTGCTGGACCAGGACGAGTGGTCCGACCGCCTGGGCCACGCCAACTTCACCATCAACCCCGCGCCCTACGGCATCAGCGAGATCAATGCCGTCACCGTCAACAAGTTCTGCGACGACTGGGATGCCGCGCGTGTGGCCTACACCAAGCACCTCGTTCGCACCGGCGAGCACTACGGCCAGACGAGCAAGATCTACGCCTTGACTGAGGCCAAGTGGGCCGAGACGGAGCGCAAGTGGAAGGGTTACTACTCAGACATTGCACGCGAGATGCAGGTCAATGTCAAACGCTCTTCCTCGGTGCTGtctcgcagccgcagccgagGCCGGGGACGCGGCCGCTCTGAGAGCGCCAACCCGGTGGGCAAAAGCCGGAGCCGCCAGGACAACGAAGACCTCCTCGTGGTCATGGAATGGCGGGGCAGAAAGGGCTGCTTGCCTAGCGCTGTGCCTCAGATGCTGGAGGCCTTGGACGCTGATGGCAAGTTTCCTCACCGCGGCGACGAGGACATTGTCGGGCCCATGCATCGTGTTCCCTACATGAAGCGGGCCCGAAGCGAGGAGAAGACGCCACGATTCTGGAAGAACCTGGCAGAGAAGCTTCGActctgatttttttttttaacatcTCCTGTTTAATGTTTGcggagattttttttttcttctcttttcattctaCGACTTGACGACCAAAACCGAAACCATAGAcctgcagcgccggcaaaACAACCATGAACATTGTCTCACGCGAAAAAAAACTTATGtcatttgttttttttgaCGCCCTATTATTTAATACGATATGATACCCGACTCTAGTCACTCATTTTGATACCCAACAACCACCAACCATACCAAACCACGATCACTACAACCATCGCAGCGCcagtcgcagcagcaacatcaccatGAGAATGATTGGACTCCCTTGCTTTCGTCTCTCGCTTTCTGAGCAAGCTTTGCCTTGTCTAGTCCAGCCATGACGGCGACAACGACAATTTCCACAAAACTTTGTCTGGCTGGGTAAGCGAGCGAGGATTCGACTGCAACCATCTCTCAACCCTTGTTTTCTCTACATGCTCTTTTCATCATGTTACATAGACCACACACCCACCTGTATATAAGCGGGGTCGGCGTTTGATCAGGCAACCATGATTGGCGAAGAAAAGCGTTCATGATTTCTTGCTATCCATTTTCCGCTTCCTATTAGACACGACAACGACACGACACGACATGACACAATGGACACCTACCATTTACAAGCTGCGCTACATTATACAttacatacatacaaaaaaacacacacacaacacGCACCCACCCCAATCTGGGCGGGGAAATGCGACATGCATAGCACCTTTGgagttattttttttttaatgctTTACTTTGCTTTGCTCTACTTTACTTTCCCCGATTTTTGGGGGAAGCTCTTTTGGTCCTAGCTAGTCATATGGCCAACGTCAGACTACGTGAGTAGCTTTGATCTAGCTGGGGAGCCGTCGGAGATTTTGCATGACGAGTAAAGCACTAGAAACTGGTTTTCAACGAAAAAGTAGAGAGATGATGCATCAACTGAGGAAAAGATGTCATTTGAAGAATTTTTTTTGAAAGATGAGGccgaaaaaagaaaggagccTAATTGATGAGGAAAGACATAGAAGGAATGAAAATGGCATTGGATAGCGAGCgatagcttttttttttctttttatttaaataattatcCATCTTGTACTATGAATATAACGGAAATATGGGATTTGTCTACCAGCTTTGCTCTTTTGATGATTTTGTGAATGACTGATGcaatgcgatgcgatgccacGCTACAGTAAGCCGGGGGTGGTATGACTGGAGGgacaaagggaaaaagctGGGGTCGGCCGTGGAGAATGATGCGATGGAGCTCTTTAGCTGCACGAGCTACGATGAGCTTTGAGGTGCTGCACTACACTGTGACGAGTCTAGTTGATGTTGTAACAGGTGAGAAGCTCGATTAGCTGCGTCGAATGATGGTTGTGCGAGACTTGAGTGATGGCAGCGGTACTTTGGTGGGCGTAGTAGCTGGATGCTAGAAGTTGCGGTACTTGTACGTGACCTACTTATGCTTGGTTGTAGAAGGTAGGTAGGTTGGTATGTGGTGGGGATGGGTGTTGTGAGAGTTTTTTTGGACCGGGATTTTCTTAGTCTTGGTGGTttaggtaggtaggcatGTTACCTACCGCATTCATTGGTTTGCTGAATTGGCTGGTGCTTACTGGGTTGGATTTTAAAATTTCTGCTGGTCGGGGGAAAAGG is a window from the Trichoderma atroviride chromosome 5, complete sequence genome containing:
- a CDS encoding uncharacterized protein (EggNog:ENOG41), producing MSPQLKELLLPQFVQDRKSSAMDEALEGCDLSYVYYTTDSSSSDIASPLTPTFSNRGGVPLRYSSSTSSLELPALPQEGPASPIAQHAAASKSSIRQLPDVQEEPLEREQEYDEEEYDDDDDNLSDTFGMYCLCDQACEHQDASRELLRNEITGEYDIDYDMGFLSDSDFSGDAQFSRKKRHISGEALAALSSRIGSRFPSIARWTSQRKANSITGLMASPTTERSLENVLSGAESSRSSSMSSPARQFPVLLDDSSPMPPPAMPFYESTDSLDMHAGEFSREERSGIERDRAMATTPPAASAHDRPARKASAAIVSSGVAQRGSVLGRHGGPLASHHPDPETIHRLQAVHDIVAPGVYSDGAAAAAAAVHPAGPGRVVRPPGPRQLHHQPRALRHQRDQCRHRQQVLRRLGCRACGLHQAPRSHRRALRPDEQDLRLD
- a CDS encoding uncharacterized protein (EggNog:ENOG41); this encodes MQVNVKRSSSVLSRSRSRGRGRGRSESANPVGKSRSRQDNEDLLVVMEWRGRKGCLPSAVPQMLEALDADGKFPHRGDEDIVGPMHRVPYMKRARSEEKTPRFWKNLAEKLRL